ATTTAAATTCATAGATAATGAGATACAGGTTCTTGAGTAGAGAAGTGGTATAATGTAAGAGTTGAAATTCAGATGTGCACACAGTTGTTTCTCATTTCTCTGAGAGGGGAGGCAgagttaaatttaaaaagaataaatgggaTATCTGCTAAACTGGCATTTAAATGTGGAAGGCTGTCATAcactttttctttaattattaaaAAGCTCCAGAAAAATGCAAATGTATTATAAATCTGCATATAAGTTCAGGTGATATACAGATTAAAAGTTAAGATTCCCTGTGTTCAACTAGGTTCTTGAACACCATTCCACTCCCAAAAGTTAGGTGCTTTCTGCTGTGTGATTTTTACCTGTTGTTgagctccaactctgtatcaagtATACCACCAGGCCGTTTGCTCTCTTCCTATAACTTCCTTTTGAGACATATAtttttattcctattttacagatgagaaatttgatatcaaggtctcacAGTGATTTGAATTTAATTGTTTATTAaatttcttttcatatttatttaaatgtctGTTTCTCCCTCTGTTCAAAATTTACCAAAGGTAGAAACCTTCTTCTAGCTATTTTGGCTTGCCTTTTTTAATAAGAGGAATTTACATAGCTAGAGAAATacatggtttttaaatttttgatgatttttaaagaaattataataAGACTGCAAAATATCACTCTTAAGTTTTCTGAAGCTGTGTCTTGGGTCTTAGACGTATTTGAGACAGGGCATCCAGTAGGCCTATGAAGACTCTTGCATTCTGTCACCTGGCCTGAAATTCAGTTGAGACTAGTGTGGAGTCTAGGTATAAATGCTGATTTGGGATTAAAAGAAATattgtttggggctggggctgtagcttagtggcagagcgtttgcctagcatgcatgaggcattgggtttgatcctcagcaccacataaaaataaacaaaataaaggcattctgtccatctacaactacaaacaaaatttttaaaaaagaaggaatgTTGTTTGTATGTACTTTTACATCATAATCTCCCCTGACCCTCATCAGATAGCTGGATATCGGTAAAGTAAGTTGAATATTTCCACTTTAGACACAAGTCATTGAGCAAAAGGTGGTAGAGCAGGATTTAAAATCAGATTTCCCAgagtttgtgtatttatttttccaCTCTGTCATGACTTAGTGCCTGTAGGGTaggattaaagtttaaaatatttccaaataaatGACAAATTTAGTAGGACGGTACTTTATTTGTTCAGTATTTATCTCCATGATCATGATCACATTAAATCTTATGaaatatgtttaattttttgcTTAGGTAAATATGCTGAAGATATATTTGGAGAATTATTCAATGAAGCACATAGTTTTTCCTTCAGAGTTAACTCACTGCAAGAACGTGTGGACCGTTTATCTGTTAGTGTTACACAGCTTGATCCTAAAGAAGAAGAATGTAAGTTTATtcatatcttcttccatgtatatATTTTAGTTAGATAAGTATATTTAAGAATGGTATTAaacatgaatttattataaatatttttacctGTTTTAACACATGTTATGGTCAATCAGGATTTTATCTATAAATGCCATCAATGTGAATCTCCTGGCGTTTTATTTCtacatgtttttgttttaatctctcttttttttttttttttaaagagagggagagagagaatacttttttcttttttttctcaaagagagagggggagagagagagaactttcacattctttttttttttttttagctatcgGCGGacgaacatccttgtttgtatgtggtgctgaggctcgaacccgggccgcacgcatgccaggcgagcgtgctaccgcctgagccacatccccagccccttgttttaatctctttatttcgttTACTACTTAGCTCTTAACTTTTTGACATGAAGAAGACATTTTAACCAGACcttttcttccattctttctgtttccttccttataatttatttatgtacttttgtcttagaaataaaaattatttgaaaagtaTCTGAAATCCTAAGGTTTGATTCTGTAAGAATGTGGCGCCTTTTAATATGCTTTCGTGTGCTTATTGCTAGTCTTGTCTGCTTATTTTAATTGAATATTACTACCACTTTAAATGAACATTTCAAAAACAAATTGCCAGTATGTAGGGTGGAAGTGGTCTATGCCAAGATTAAATcaggttgggaaaaaaaaaaaaaaaaaacacaccactGGATAAAATTATGGAAGAAACTGTAGTGGTAAAAGCACATTTCATGCCTTGACAGAATATCtctgtattttttattcttaaaaagaaaTGGAACTACTAAGAATATAATTTTCACTTATCTACTGCTATGGTGTAAAGTATTTGTATACTTAAAGCCatattaaatatatgaaataaccTACTTTTTTAATATAAGGAAGTCACTCTGAGTGTTAATAATGTAGCATTTCaatatattctttattttatcatGCTACACAtgttaattcaaaagaaaatgagtaaatgaaattattttaaattatcacAATTGATGGGACTTTGTGCTTGTTCCTGGGGATTCTGTTAAACAAGATAGTCTCAGTCTTCAAGAAACTGTAGCTAAGTAGATAGAAATCTTTATAGTACATATAAAAGAAATAGAGACTAAGACTAATGTAGATCACCTgatacttaaaaataattttcatgatTGTAAAGTTTGTTTTACCTTTGTAATATTGATACATTTGTAACATTTATAGTAATTTTAGTAAGAAGTCAATAATGTATTTCTTTCACAGTTATTTctatcagcaaaaaaaaaaaaggaataaagggagataggaaagaAGATTATAGAGGAAGATAGAAGTTGTTGCAGACTAAAAGTGGaagattaaaaaaagatatattttgaTGGAAAGTGTAGGTGCACTTCAGGAATCATTAGGATCTTCTGAGCCTTAAAATCAAGAGTTGAGTTAAAATCCATGTTGTTTGGAAAACTAGGCACagaataataatgataaatataATGATAAAGCATTTAAAATTGTTCATGATTGATAAGCCACTAGGGTCATAACCTTTTGAGTCATTCTGGCTTTTAAACAATTACAGAATATGAATTTGTTCAATGGTCAAATCATTttaggaaaataaaatgaattcttggtattttgtttgttttagtgtcTTTGCAAGACATAACAATGAGAAAAGCCTTCCGAAGTTCTACAATTCAAGATCAGCAGCTTTTCGACCGCAAGACTTTGCCTATTCCATTACAAGAGACATATGATGTTTGTGAACAACCTCCACCTCTCAATATACTTACTCCTTATAGGTCAGTAGGTTAATAAGTAAGAAGCCTTGTTTTTTATATCAAACTGCAGATTTTAATGCTAAATCCCTACACGTTCTTAATTTTATTGTGCTTCTGGCCAACACAGAGAACCTTTCTTTCTGTCACTAAATGAGTTCCTAAGGTTCTGGCATACAAAAGAAAAAGACATATTCAAGGGGTTGTTTAAACAAATATTACTAGAAAAAGCACTGACAAACCTGTTAATATGAAGGTCAAGGAAATGTTATTGTCCTTTTAACTTAATTTTTactcaaatgaaaaataaagatccCAAAATTCCACCATACTAACaaaataagtattttatttttgcttgttCTATCTACTCTaagtatatatatctatatatacataaactTTTGGCATAATGACTATatagtatttgttttaaaaatgtttttttaccaCTTAAAATCTGGAATTATTCAGCCTTTCTTTGGAGTTTTCTCACGATTTATTAAATGGGTAATTTAAGATGCACAGCACATAAAATGGTATTAAAGTAATTATTTAAAACTGTAAATCGATATGTAAGCTATTGGATATAAATGTTGCTATTAAAATGACTATTGGGTGACATCTTGTAGTTTAGTAAATTAAATTCATAAATAAATTATACTACTGGAAGTAACAGTAAAAACTTTTGTATTCTAAATAATGTTATTATCTTttcagtcttttatttttggCAGAACTCTTTGTAATTATTGAAACTTCTCAAaggactttcagaaaaatttGACATTCAATGAAGTTAGAGATGAGAGTTGCCCAgctatacttttaattttttagtactaattctggaaagtgtctggtttttcattttccttactcatttgtaagaaattttatattgctgCAATATTCTATTTTGGCAATATTTTAACATGTTATATTTTACTAATGTGAGAAGAAAAGACATTTCAGTAAAATTATTCTATTTGATTGCCTCTTTGCCTTACTAGTATGCATTTCAATTTATGTATTTCAGAGATGATGGTAAAGAAGGTTTGAAGTTTTATACCAATCCTTCATATTTCTTTGATCTGTGGAAAGAAAAAATGTTGCAAGATACAGAGgacaagagaaaggaaaagaggaaacagaaggtattaaaagagattttaaaaattgaagttattttttgtatgtttatGTTTATTGCATTTATGGAACTTTATTAATCCTGTACTTTGATGGTTTTATTTTACTTGGATCCATACTGAAGTCTTTATATCTATACAGCTGAGTCTCCTAGGGAAGCAGATGAGCAATTAGATTATTACGGTATGGTAGTTTCATAATGAGGTTTGTTTAGAGGTTTGGGTAACACAAAATAGCATCTGCTTTAGCCAGCAGACAAAGCTTTTATAAACAATCttgaagaacaaattaaaataaattggacCGTGGAAGAGAAGGGCATTCTAGTATGGAGAAATAAAGGAATATTATATGCAGATATTGGTAAAGTAAGTAAATTAAGCTAATATTTTCTTGCCAAAGAGCACATCCTAAAGTTTTCCAAATGTTTTAAAGAAGTTAGATTCTTACTAAACTTCTGTTATCTGTCTCTTGTGTTGTCAATTTCTACTTTAATGCATTCACTTGGATCTGCTTTCTTTTATGTTAATGATAACAGAAAATATAGAAGAAGCAACTTGGATTTAGGCATTTATGAAGGAGGCAAAATCAGTCTTTATCATTCTTGTTTGTCTTGTAGCTATTTCTACTTTTCCCAATCTCTGTAATGCCCTTTTGTCATCTTCTGTGCTAGACAGTGTCCCTGTGTTCTAACCAGTTTGCAAACTGGTGACTGGCAAACCAGATTACGCCATTAGGCAGGTTTCATTTGCCAAAAAGAGGGGTCTTAAAGTTTTGGAACTGGAATTTCTTAGATGAGATATGTCTATCTAGTTCACAGCCTACCCCATCATATACTGACTAGCTTCATTCATGTATGTTATCTGCTTGGCTTCTTTAGGCATTTGATATTTGTTATACCTATTCTAGACTTTTCTCCCCTAATTTGAATCACTTTGTATTCTGTTGTTTAAAAACCCAGTGTTCTGTTGAGTGATACAATTATTATGGATTAGTTGGATAACAGAATTTTTTTCCCATGTGTCAGCCAGCTAATTGGTCGCTTCTCAGTTAGCATAATCTTAGTAAATTTTCACATTGGTTAGAAGCAAACAATGTATAATTTATGGCAGAAATTTCAAGCTAATAGATCTTGGAGAGAGGGAGGGGTTTTttgtttggggattttttttttattttttggatgttttgtttttattttcatctgAAAGGAATTTCTGACCTCCCCATTTATTACTTAGACATATTTGTTAGTcacttttacatcactgtgactaaaacacctggcaagaataacttagaggaggaaaagtttatttttcagctcatggtttcagagacttAGCCCATGGTTGGcccactccattgctctgggcctgaggtgatggTGGAACATCATAACAGGAGGGTGTAGAAAGGAAAACTGCTCATTTCCTGACAGTCACAAAGGACAGAAAGATAGTAAGGtgctagggacaaaatataacctCAGTGGCACGCCCCCATTGGTCTACTTCCTCCATTCACACCAGATCTATAGTTAGACCCAATACAGgaatcctttcaaattattaatcatcaaatggattaatctaccAATTAGTTTATAGATGGATCACATGTTGCTATGTCACTCGTAACTGAATCGTTTCACCTCTAATCATTGCCACATTGTCTCCTGAGCTTTTGGGGATACCTCATATTCAACCCACCATAGCATACTCCAATGTGTTCAGCGCATCAATTCAAAATTGTGGTTACAAAACATGGCAAGTGCACAATGCCACACCTATAACCCCCACTACTCAAGTGGTTAAAACAGGAGGATGATAAGTTTGAAACCAGCTTCAGCAGTTTAATGCGACTCTCATCTCAAAATAAGAGAACAGAAagagttggggttgtagctctgtgatagtgcttgcctagcatgtgggaggtactgggttcaatcctgtatTGTTTTAAAAAAGGCAAGAAACTGGGATAACTGCAGACTAGCTAAAATTGAACTCTGAATGTATAAGTGAACTGTCCCTGTGTTACTTTTATCATATTAtggtattgtctttcagtgtttcaacttTTCAAATTTTATGATAGTTGtaacctctttttaaaaattagcatttCAGCATTTGGCTTTGTTTCAATACATCTGTTATAGCAGAAAAATCTAGATCGTCCTCACGAACCAGAAAAAGTGCCAAGAGCACCTCATGACAGGAGGAGAGAATGGCAGAAGCTGGCCCAAGGTCCAGAGCTGGCTGAAGATGATGCTAATCTCTTACATAAGCATATTGAAGTTGCTAATGGCCCAGCCTCTCATTTTGAAACAaggtttcttttctttgtttcttttatttgttgttatttttaaattaatgataaaatattGGCTTTATTTGCAGTATCTGTACTGCTAAGTTTTGAGTCCTAAACTGTTGAACTGGAAAACCCTGTTGTAATTATAAAGATTATATCAAAATCCTGATCGTTGAGCCTTCTGAAGTCTGACCTTGGACAAGGTCATTCGTATATTTGGACTTTATTCTTGTCATCTGTGGAAAGAGGTGGTTGGAGTAAATGATTTTCACTGTTATTTTAACTTTTATCTGAAGTCTCAACTCTTCAATATTTCAGGTTTACTAGAGTTTCACAGTAGAGTagggtttggaatttttttttttttttttgcatataaaaTGGGAGTTGAAGAGGGGTTCTTTTTTGTCCTTTTTCTGTCCACTGACTTCCTTTCTATGCCCACATTCCTCACCTCAGACATATCAGGACTTTCAAACAAATTTACTCAACCCCTTTTGCAGAAATATAGAATTGGTCCTTTTCCATTATCAGTCGCCAGGGGCCCTTTCTAAGTAACAAGCTACCATAGCAAACACATTACACTGGCATGCCTCTGAAGAAATTTGTGTGTTGTCATGTTGACTTTTTAATGGAAAAGAGATGAATGTTTTCTTTTGAATAACACAGGTAAATTATTGGACCATTACTGTGAAATATTTTGGCCTATTTTAAGAGAAATATACATCTGAGAGATAATATTTATCTGCATTATTGAAAGAAACTGAAAGAAttgagattttaaaataataattatctgTTGACATTCATTTTATTACATCTAAATAAGATATTTCTGACTTGCTCTGTGTACATCTGTTAAATCCAACTTTGTCCCCAGATGGAACTACAATCTATAAATATAAAACTTTACATGTTCAAGCTGAAATTTTGCTTAAATCTGATCTGGATCACATGTTGCTATGTCACTCAGCTATTTTCTGAGTGCTTTCCCACTTTTTGAACATTTAAAGGACACAACGAAGTAAGCTAGCCATCTCTGTGGTGCTAGAATCAGGGAGATCTTTTGAGAGCTGTAAGTTTAAGAGAACAACAAGTTCTCATAAAAAGAGTGTGataaaaattttcagttttcatATTCTGTCATTGGAAGCTtcttatgaagaaaaaaatgaaatatagacAGGTAATTTTAAATACTATTTGCCAAACTTAATTATTTTCATGttgttgggcacagtggtgcacacctgtaatatcaacagcttgggaggctcaggcaggaggattgcagttcaaagccatcctcagcaacagcaaggcactaagcaactcagtgagaccctatctctaaagaaaatacaaaaaaagggccggggatgtgacagagtggttgagtgcccctgagttcaatccctgggaccaaaacaaacagaaaaattatatataaattacaGGATTATATATGTAatgtttttaatctttaaaaattaaattaatatttcattataaaaaataaagtaacatGGTCACAATAATAAGACTAAATTAGTGAGTAAAGATTGCTTTATGAACAGCATTCTTTGTTTTAAAAGTAGGTTTTATTAATACATTTCTGtaagaagttttttaaaaataactaaactACTGGTATTCAAagataaattatttcatttagaaCACTTTATTTCACTAGTAATTCAAGAAAGTGCACTGATACTGTGTATTTCTTTTAGACCTCAGACTTACGTGGATCATATGGATGGATCTTATTCACTTTCTGCCTTGCCATTTAGTCAGATGAGTGAGCTTCTGACTAGAGCTGAGGAAAGGGTCTTAGTCAGACCACATGAaccacctcctcctccacccatGCATGGAACAGGAGATGCAAAACCTATACCCACCTGTATCAGGTATGTTGGGACAAGCATGTGATGTTTTATGTTAAGGGTTGGTAAGCTTTTTCTTTAAAGGAACAAATTCTAAATGTTTTAGGATTAATGGGGATATGATTTCTGTCACAAGTAATCAATTTTGTCATTGTATGAAAGTAGCCATGCACAGTATATATCCAAATGAATGTGTCTGTGTCTCAGTAAAACTACATTAATGGAAACAAGGAACTGGTCACATTTGGCCTATGGGATGTAATTTGCCATTCTCTGATTAGACCTGATACATTCTCCAGGAAAATTTTACTTAATAACAATTTACTTTAAAGAAagtatgttttgttttattatagCTTTGTTATCAAGCATATCATGTACAgtgtattaagaaaaaaaaaactttttggaCTGTCATTAGGCTGTAAGAAATGTAGCTATGAATACTTAAATAGTTTCAGAACATCAAAGACAATTAGCAGTTTTGCTTGTAATACTCTTTTAGTAAAGCTATTCTGAAGTTAAATCTTCTTCAGTTATCTAAAGTGTACATTTTTAATAGGTATTAAAGAAACTTAGATATCagctttacaattttctgttaaaaaattTATGTTATTACTGGTTCATTTGTTGTTCCAGCCTCAAGAAGAAAGAGGGCTGTAAATTtgcttttgtggttttaattagcTGTCGTTGACTTCACTAAAATGGCATATGATGAGTTTTTAATAGGTTCAATATAAATACAGCGTTGTATTAGCCACAGATATTGCTACAAATATTGCATTATGATAAATATTGAATCATTACAGAGACTCATCAGTGTATAattgagaattttatttatttatcaacaaAGTTAGCATAAAATGCTTGAGTGAATATGAAATTTGCATGACAGGATGAGACTGTTTAGAATATTACAaccagggttggggttgtggctcagcggtagagtgcttgcctggcaagtgtaaggccttgggttcgatcttcagcaccacataaaaataaataaataaaataaaagtactgtgtccaactacaactaaaaaataaatattaaaaaaaaaaaaagaatattacagACCAAgcaaggcgtggtggcacatgactatacTCCCagcgactcagaaggctgaggcaggaggactgcagttttgaggccaacctcagcaacttaacaagaccctatctcaaaaaagaaaaggaaaaaactactggcaatgtgattcagtggttaattgCCCCTAGGGTACAATCCCGttataaaaaaatagatataGAATATTACAAACCAAAGTACCACCCACTAATTTTCTCATTGATATACTTTTAATTCTTACTTCTTCTGAAATAgtgttaaaaaatttaaaatttctataGGAACATGTTTATGTATCTATTTTTATAGAAGTAATTTTAATCATAGTttctatagattttttttcagCTTTAATAACTTGCTAGGATTTCTTTTATCATTTCAGTTCTGCTACAGGTTTGATAGAAAATCGCCCTCAGTCACCAGCCACAGGCAGAACACCTGTGTTTGTGAGCCCCACTCCCCCACCTCCTCCACCACCTCTTCCATCTGCCTTGTCAACTTCTTCATTAAGAGCTTCAAtgacttccactcctccccctccagtacctcccccacctccacctccaaccactgcttTGCAAGCTCCAGCTGTACCACCACCTCCAGCTCCTCTTCAGATTGCCCCTGGAGTTCTTCACccagctcctcctccaattgcacCTCCTCTAGTACAACCCTCTCCACCAGTAGCTAGAGCTGCCCCAGTATGTGAGACTGTACCAGTTCATCCACTCCCACAAGGTGAAGTCCAGGGGCTGCCTCCACCCCCACCACCGCCTCCTCTGCCTCCACCTGGCATTCGACCATCATCACCTGTCACAGTTGCAGCTCTTGCTCATCCTCCCTCTGGGCTACATCCAACACCATCTACTGCCCCAGGTCCCCATGTTCCATTAATGCCTCCATCTCCTCCATCACAAGTTATACCTGCTTCTGAGCCAAAGCGTCATCCATCAACCCTACCTGTAATCAGTGACGCAAGGAGTGTACTACTGGAAGCAATACGAAAAGGTAATTTTTTCAGGACCATGAAAAGTATTGTGGTAGCATTgaaaattttctaaatatttaagaCAACAATGCAgtcctcatttataaaattttagaTGATTTTGTTTTTGTACAAAAGTAAAGGTATGTCCaacttatattttaaattattattaagaaaatacacaacatttaatcattttattttcatacttagggATTCTTAAAATGTTTATTGAGTTAATGAGAAACTTAAAATATCATATGTAAAtattatagaaaatttaaattctCTATGTTTAGTGTTTATGTAAAATGTTTTACAAattacagaattttaaaatgttttttttcttcagtgtcaAAGCTTTTCATTTGGGATAGCATTGACATTTGTTCTTCTAGATGCCTGTAAAGCTAAGTAAGGGTTAAGATTCTTCccttagttaccaagaaagacttcttgataggatggttgttcatttattcagttagcatttcttttctttttttccccccagttaGCGTTTCTTAAGCAGCTGTTATATGCCAGGAATCAGAAGTATAAAATGAATAATAGTGCTTTTCCTTCAAGTACAGAGGATAATAAAGTGACAGAAAATATATTCAACAGTGTATAATTTATCTGACTATAGTGATAATAGAAGAAATGTATTATCTGGTTAACTTTTTAAGGGATAGTAAACAGGAGGTACAGTAGACCATGATAGATAAATATAAACTGTAGATATCTATTAGGTAAGTTTTACTAATTAACTCATAAATGATGATGTAATGAAAGATTTAATGCCTCTGATTATAATtacttcaaattatttttaatcggTCTT
This region of Callospermophilus lateralis isolate mCalLat2 chromosome 6, mCalLat2.hap1, whole genome shotgun sequence genomic DNA includes:
- the Wasf1 gene encoding actin-binding protein WASF1 isoform X1, giving the protein MPLVKRNIDPRHLCHTALPRGIKNELECVTNISLANIIRQLSSLSKYAEDIFGELFNEAHSFSFRVNSLQERVDRLSVSVTQLDPKEEELSLQDITMRKAFRSSTIQDQQLFDRKTLPIPLQETYDVCEQPPPLNILTPYRDDGKEGLKFYTNPSYFFDLWKEKMLQDTEDKRKEKRKQKQKNLDRPHEPEKVPRAPHDRRREWQKLAQGPELAEDDANLLHKHIEVANGPASHFETRPQTYVDHMDGSYSLSALPFSQMSELLTRAEERVLVRPHEPPPPPPMHGTGDAKPIPTCISSATGLIENRPQSPATGRTPVFVSPTPPPPPPPLPSALSTSSLRASMTSTPPPPVPPPPPPPTTALQAPAVPPPPAPLQIAPGVLHPAPPPIAPPLVQPSPPVARAAPVCETVPVHPLPQGEVQGLPPPPPPPPLPPPGIRPSSPVTVAALAHPPSGLHPTPSTAPGPHVPLMPPSPPSQVIPASEPKRHPSTLPVISDARSVLLEAIRKGIQLRKVEEQREQEAKHERIENDVATILSRRIAVEYSDSEDDSEFDEVDWLE
- the Wasf1 gene encoding actin-binding protein WASF1 isoform X2; its protein translation is MPLVKRNIDPRHLCHTALPRGIKNELECVTNISLANIIRQLSSLSKYAEDIFGELFNEAHSFSFRVNSLQERVDRLSVSVTQLDPKEEELSLQDITMRKAFRSSTIQDQQLFDRKTLPIPLQETYDVCEQPPPLNILTPYRDDGKEGLKFYTNPSYFFDLWKEKMLQDTEDKRKEKRKQKKNLDRPHEPEKVPRAPHDRRREWQKLAQGPELAEDDANLLHKHIEVANGPASHFETRPQTYVDHMDGSYSLSALPFSQMSELLTRAEERVLVRPHEPPPPPPMHGTGDAKPIPTCISSATGLIENRPQSPATGRTPVFVSPTPPPPPPPLPSALSTSSLRASMTSTPPPPVPPPPPPPTTALQAPAVPPPPAPLQIAPGVLHPAPPPIAPPLVQPSPPVARAAPVCETVPVHPLPQGEVQGLPPPPPPPPLPPPGIRPSSPVTVAALAHPPSGLHPTPSTAPGPHVPLMPPSPPSQVIPASEPKRHPSTLPVISDARSVLLEAIRKGIQLRKVEEQREQEAKHERIENDVATILSRRIAVEYSDSEDDSEFDEVDWLE